In Candidatus Methylomirabilis tolerans, a single window of DNA contains:
- a CDS encoding ribosome maturation factor RimP: protein MTEKVVERVKSVALPLFTELGLELVDVEFRREASGWILRLYIDKHSGVTLGDCQRVSEELSDLLDIEDLIDHPYTLEVSSPGLNRPLRLESDFLRFIGQRARVSTSQAVSGQRRFLGVLRGYEEERVLLEREDGTIVPIPYALISKARLDPIL, encoded by the coding sequence ATGACTGAGAAGGTCGTAGAGCGGGTCAAGTCGGTCGCTCTACCACTCTTCACGGAGTTGGGGCTAGAGCTGGTAGATGTTGAGTTCCGTCGAGAAGCAAGTGGATGGATCCTCCGGCTCTACATTGATAAGCATAGTGGAGTGACCTTGGGGGATTGTCAGCGAGTAAGCGAAGAGTTGAGCGATCTGCTCGACATAGAGGATCTTATCGACCATCCCTATACGCTCGAAGTCTCCTCTCCGGGTTTGAACCGGCCACTCCGCCTGGAGTCGGACTTTCTTCGCTTCATAGGCCAACGGGCAAGAGTCAGCACCTCACAGGCGGTTTCCGGCCAACGACGGTTTCTTGGCGTCCTCAGGGGTTACGAGGAGGAACGGGTGTTGCTGGAGCGGGAGGACGGCACTATTGTCCCCATCCCGTATGCGTTGATTTCGAAGGCTCGACTGGACCCAATCCTCTAA